The genomic segment GTCTCGGGCGAAACCCTGAGAAAACAATACGGCAAGTGCTACAGCCACAACCAGAGTACTGAAAATGATCCACTGGCTGCTTCTTCGTGCCCGTTGCAGGTTTTGCTGCAAAGCAAGAATGATTTGATTTTCACGGATCTCCATCTCTTTGATATGTTGGCGTAAACGATCAAGTAGCGCTTTGTTTTCCAGCGAGTAGGAGCGAATTGAGCCACCGTTGACTGCTAGGTCCGGGTTTTTGAGTTGGGCGAGGTTAGCGAGCTTTACTGCAATGAGCGTTGATATATCGGCCAGATTCTGGCGCTGCACTGAATCTTTCACATCTACTTCCAGCTGTCGCAGCGATTGCTTCAAAAGCTCTTCAGCCCGCTGGTAGGGTGCCAGGAATGCTTCATCCTGCGTCAGCAAATACCCTCGTACACCGCTGGCAGCCTCGGCTAATGCGGCGTGTGCAGCGTGAATCTGCCCGAGAACTCTCAGACCGCGCTGAAGTTCATCCTCTGCGTGCCGGTTGAAAGCAAGGACTTTGGCCATAACAAGGAGAACGATGGTCGCAACCAACAGTGGGATAATCAGCGAAGCCAGGCTGCGACGTCTTAGGCTCCACCCATGCCAATGTTTTCTGATAGTAGCTATCATTTTTAACAACCAGAGTTGCCCAACTTGGATTCCACCGCAAAAGCAGCGGCTTGCGCTCGGTCTTCAAGCTGAAGCTTCTTGAGAATACGTTCTACATGAGTTTTTACCGTCCCCGGCGCGATATCCAGAGTGGCGGCGATACGAGCGTTGCTCATGCCTCGTGGTAACAAACTCATCACTTCTTTTTCGCGCGGTGATAGCAGCGATAATTCTGAGTGTTTATGTCGAATTTTCTGGTTCATTGGCGTGCTGGTGAAAATTAATTGGCCCGTCAATAGGCTTGCAAGAATCGACATGAGCTGTTGATCACGTTCTCCTGGAGCGGGTTGCGACTCAAAGCCGGCCAGCGCGAGTAAACCAATGACCGACCCTTGGAGTGCAATGGGAACGAGCCATTCGAATCCCGGGTTTGTGCAATAGAAGATCCAGGCATTTTCTGGCAGGTTTCTAAGGTAGGGCTTACACGGCCATTTCAGAAAGGGTGCGAGGTTGGCTTTTACGGCTTGTCTCGATGCGTTTATTGCTGCGCCACCGGTAGACGCCAGTGTACGCAACCTCCCGGATTGATAGGCAAACAGAGCAGCATGAGGAACGCCATAAT from the Marinobacter sp. LQ44 genome contains:
- a CDS encoding response regulator transcription factor yields the protein MSESNSTASDLRAGYRAAGLSERQLSCLKICAGLLQSPDEQSCTKLLETVVTHYGVPHAALFAYQSGRLRTLASTGGAAINASRQAVKANLAPFLKWPCKPYLRNLPENAWIFYCTNPGFEWLVPIALQGSVIGLLALAGFESQPAPGERDQQLMSILASLLTGQLIFTSTPMNQKIRHKHSELSLLSPREKEVMSLLPRGMSNARIAATLDIAPGTVKTHVERILKKLQLEDRAQAAAFAVESKLGNSGC